ACGGCGGAATAGCGGTCTTCAAGCCCCCGCCCCAGCCGTCTCCGACCGCGACGAAGCTGCCGGGTTCGGGGTACTTGAAGACTGCAGAACCCGGGTCAGCGAGAGCAGAAGGCGGCGTCGAAGGCGTCGGTGATGTGCTTGCCGCGCTCCGGGGTGGTGCTGTTGGCGGTGATGAAGACGGTGACGGTGCGCCCCGTGCGGGCGCGGCCGCTGTAGGTGGTCACGCCGGGCATGTCACCGCTGTGCGCGAGGACCGACCCGCCGCAGCTCAGCGGGATCGAACCAATGCCGAGGCCGTAGGAGAAGCTCCGTCCGTCGACCGGCGCAGGTCCGCGGTCATCGACCGCACCACGTGCGGGGGCAACAGCCTGCCGGAGTACAGGGCCTGCCAGAACAGCGCGAGGTCGGCCGGAGTGGACACCAGCCCGCCGCTCGCGCCCATCTCGTAGCCGGGGAAGCTCGTGACGTCGACGACGCCCGCGGCGGGATTGGCCGGGTGCACCCCGTAGTGGTGGGCGTGCCGCCCGCGGAGGGCGTACTCCGTCTTCGCCGGCCAGTAGGTGCCCGCCATGCCGAGCGGCCGGAAGATGCGCTCCTCGGTCACCTCGCGGAAGTCCTTGCCCGCCAGCCGGTTCACGATCATCCCGGCGATCAGGTAGTTGGTGTTGGAGTAGGCCCACTTCTCCCCCGGCTTCCCGGTGGGCGTGCCCACCAGCGCCAGGTCGAGGTAGCCGGTGGGCTCTTCGGGGAACGGCTTGGACCAGTCGAAGGAGCGGCTGTACTCGGGGATGCCGCTGGTGTGCTGGAACAGCTGGCGGACGGTGATCCGGCGGCCGTCGATCTCCGCGCCCGCGCCCCGGCCGCGCACCACCCCGGGCAGGTAGCGCTCGACCGGCGCGTCCAGGTCGACCCGGAGCTGGAGCAGGGTCACCGCGATGAAGGTCTTGGTGATGCTGGCGATCCGGACCGTGTCGGCCGCCCCGGTCATCGGCCTGCCCGTGCCGAGTTCCGCGGTGCCGGAGGTGAGCGTCCGCTCCCGGCCGTTGCGGTCGCGCACGTGCGCCAGCGCGCCCGGTACACCGTCCACTGTGGTCAGCAGGTCCAGGTTGCGCTGCACCTCGGTCAGGCCGGACGGTACGGCGAGCGCCGGGCCCGCCGTGCCGACCAGCAGGGCCGCCGTCAGACCGGCGGCGAGCGCTCGGCGTGCGTGTTTCATCGTCCAACCTCCGCGGGGGTGTGTGGTCCTGGAACCACTGTCGCTCCCGGGAGGGAGGAAGTCCCTGCGGTTGGCCGCAGAGCCGGGGTGGGGTTTTCCTCAGGGTCAGGCGAAGAGGCGCTGGATGAACGTGATCACCGACTGCGCCGCGTCCCGCAGCCAGCCGAGGACGTTCTGCACGCCGTTCGCGGCGCCCTGCGGGTCGTTGAGCAGCAGGTAGATCACGAGCGCGATCGCGGCGAGGGTGAGGATCTTCTTGACGTCCACCTCACACATTGTCCCCTATGTCGATGACGAGTTCATCTCTCCCCCGATAGATGTTGAGCACGCTCGCGGGCCGGTCCGCTGACGAAACCTTCGGGTCAGGCCTCCCACGTGCGCGAACGCGCGGCGCAGGGTAGGTCGAAGCGCCGAGCCCCGTCGGCCCGGCGCTTCGACGCACGCCACAACTTGGCCAGATCCGTTGGAACGGACGCGGCTCACAGGCGCGCGGGCGCCTCGATGCCGAGCAACCCCATGCCTGTCTTGAGCACTCGGGAACTGAGCTGCGCCAGCACCAACCGCGACGCCCGGAGTTCGTCCGTTCGCGCTTGACGGATCTGACAGCGGTCGTAGAACACAGAGAAGGCGGCAGCCGTCTCGTGGAGGTAGCCGCACAAGCGGTGCGGCGCGAAGTCCTCCACCGCGGCAGCGAGCACGGAGGGCAGCTGGAGCAGCTTGACGAGCAGTGCCCGCTCCGCGTCGTGCGTCACGAGCACTGGAGCATCCACAGTGGACACACCAGCCAGCTCCACCACCTTGTTCACGCGAGCGACGGCGTACTGGAGGTAGAGCGCGGTGTTGCCCTCCTTGGCCAGCATCTTGTCCCAGGAGAACACGTAGTCCTTCTGGCGATCACTGGAGAGGTCGGCGTACTTCACCGCACCGACACCCACTGCTCGCACGCCGTCCGCTCGCTCCACCGCCTCGGTCAGCAGGTCCGCGAGCTTGATCGAGCCACCGGCGCGCGTGCGCAGCATCTTGCCGTCCTCGCCGAGCACCGAACCGAAGTTCACGTGCACCGCGCGGTGCGAGGAGTCCAGCCAGCCCGCTGCCTCGGCCGTACGGAACACCATCTGGAAGTGTTGGGACTGCGGCGTTCCCACGACGTAGACGAGATCGGTCGCGCCCCGCTCCCGTGTCCAGTACCGAACCGCCGCGAGGTCCGTGCTGGCGTACATGTAACCGCCGTCGGACTTGCACACGATCAGCGGCAACCGGTCGCCTTCGCGGTTGGTGAAGCCCGGCGGGAACACGCACACCGCGCCGTCGCTGACCTCCGTGAGCCCCTTCTCCTCCAACTCCGCCACGGTGTCGGCGAGCATCGGGTTGTAGAAGCTCTCCCCGTAGCTGTCGTCCGCGTCGAGCAGCACGCCGAGCTGTTCGTAGACCTTCGCGAAGTGGCGCTCCGACTCCGCGACCAGACCGCGCCACAAGGCGAGCGTTGCCGGGTCTCCGGTCTGCAGAGCCACTACGCGCTTCCGCGCACGCTCCGCGAAGCCCGGGTCGGCGTCGAACTTCTTGCGCGCCTCCTGGTAGAAGCCGTTGAGGTCGCCGATGGACAGCTCGGCGCCCGAGTCTGTGCCCGTGCCAAGACTGGCGAGGTGCTCGATGAGCATGCCGAACGGTGTTCCCCAGTCACCGAGGTGGTTGCGGCGGATCACCTCGTGCCCCGCGAAGGCGAGCATGCGCGTGATCGCGTCACCGATGACCGACGAGCGCAGGTGCCCGACGTGCA
The window above is part of the Allokutzneria albata genome. Proteins encoded here:
- the argS gene encoding arginine--tRNA ligase: MHPDIGLELGARVARAVQEALDVRISPAEALVHPSARADYQCNAAMGLGKRLGRPSREIAELIVAHLAADDLVEPPEVAGPGFVNFTFRAAWLSARAADLVGDPRLGVPPVAEPRRYVVDYGGPNVAKEMHVGHLRSSVIGDAITRMLAFAGHEVIRRNHLGDWGTPFGMLIEHLASLGTGTDSGAELSIGDLNGFYQEARKKFDADPGFAERARKRVVALQTGDPATLALWRGLVAESERHFAKVYEQLGVLLDADDSYGESFYNPMLADTVAELEEKGLTEVSDGAVCVFPPGFTNREGDRLPLIVCKSDGGYMYASTDLAAVRYWTRERGATDLVYVVGTPQSQHFQMVFRTAEAAGWLDSSHRAVHVNFGSVLGEDGKMLRTRAGGSIKLADLLTEAVERADGVRAVGVGAVKYADLSSDRQKDYVFSWDKMLAKEGNTALYLQYAVARVNKVVELAGVSTVDAPVLVTHDAERALLVKLLQLPSVLAAAVEDFAPHRLCGYLHETAAAFSVFYDRCQIRQARTDELRASRLVLAQLSSRVLKTGMGLLGIEAPARL
- a CDS encoding serine hydrolase domain-containing protein, whose amino-acid sequence is MKHARRALAAGLTAALLVGTAGPALAVPSGLTEVQRNLDLLTTVDGVPGALAHVRDRNGRERTLTSGTAELGTGRPMTGAADTVRIASITKTFIAVTLLQLRVDLDAPVERYLPGVVRGRGAGAEIDGRRITVRQLFQHTSGIPEYSRSFDWSKPFPEEPTGYLDLALVGTPTGKPGEKWAYSNTNYLIAGMIVNRLAGKDFREVTEERIFRPLGMAGTYWPAKTEYALRGRHAHHYGVHPANPAAGVVDVTSFPGYEMGASGGLVSTPADLALFWQALYSGRLLPPHVVRSMTADLRRSTDGASPTASALVRSR